The DNA window TTTGATCTCATGGATAGGAACCTTGGAATCTTCAATGTCGGGCAAGAAAGTAGATGGGACACGACCTGGATCCATGAAGATAGCAAAGACGTAATTTAACACGCACATGACGGAGACAGCGGTGTAAGCGACGGCGTTCATGATACCGGGAGAGGTCATTAGACCAAACCAGCGATCAGTGAAAACAAAGACCGTACAGAAATAGACGAACGCGATGGCCGAAACGACAACCATTACAGGCAAAGAAAAGCTGAAGCCTCGCGTCATGGTTTAAAAGCTGTGCGTTTTCTTGTAATGCTTTCGGTCGGCACGGGTGGTGGAGGCGCCGGCGTTTAAAACGACGGCGTCTCCGGTGCTGGTGAAATGACAAGGTGGGATCTttatcaaaggaaaaaaaaagaaaagaatggagCTTTTTATTTGAGAAGTTGGTATTGGGAGACAACTGTTCATAGGAGATGGTGCGGTGCCGTTAAAATATTTTTCTCTCGTTTTACTCGTATGCCCCTTAacgttttcttttttcttagaTTAACCCCAAAAGATTAATTTTGTCAATATATTGACCATAAATTAATTACTAGGCATAATGACAAATTTAGTCCTTGAagttaactaattttttttccgGATCACTTTGGCCCCTTAACTTtagatggaaaaattaatttaactcttaaaattttaatgacattactGTTTATATATACTTTATTGATAAGATAAATTTGTATTAGATTTGAGAGTGTAAATGAGGCcaaaagtttaaggaaaaatgaaattatatttgtaaagGAAGAATTGTTGTCTCTTACATTATGTAGTCAAAAGTAGAGATTTAAAACAATTTCAAGctaaagaaaaagaatggttcAGCATTTAGGAAGATCAGCAGGTGGAGGCATTAGTTTCTGTTTAGGGCCTTTTCCATCATTAACCACCCATGCCATCTTCAATCCCCAGCTTGTATGTACTTCCAAATGGCAATGCATGAACCAAACCCCTGGATTGTCTGCTAGGAACCGAATAGCGACCCACCCGCCGGACGGTACCCCTACCGTGTTCCTCTCGGCAGGGTCGACAAGATTGAACTTGGCTGGATCTCTTTTAGGGTCAAAGTTGCCAATGCCTTGAGCTAATACAAAGAAGTTAAAGCCATGGAGATGTAAAGGGTGGCTTTCAGCACCAAGGATGCTTGTGTCCTGCATTACCAGTTCTACGCTGGTGTTGTAATTTAAGGACACCAGTTTGGTTCCACTGTCTAACATGATGTTTTTTGGTGGTGTGCCGGTGTAGTTGAACTTGAATGGTGGGTTGGTCGGGAAATTGGTGGTGTAAACTCCTTTTGATCGGTTAAAGAAATGAGCTTGGAGAAGAGCCGTATTTGGTTGTACAAATGAGACATTGTTAATTCCAGCTGCTGGTCTTACGTTGTTAGGACCTTGACATGTTTGGTTTTTTGAACATGGGAGTATCCCTAACCCGACCGTGAAGAAAAACCGTCTATCGACTTTTTTGGGGACTTTTACCGGGAATTTTCTCGTGGCGAGGCTACGGATTTTCTGGTTGAATTTCATAGCATAAGTGGAATCATTGAACTGTGGAAGTTTTGCTTTTAGTAATGGGATGTTCATGTTGTTAGAGCTCGAGGCCGAAGCGGATTTCTTGTATTCTAAGATACCGATTGCCGTGGTATTGTCGAAAGTGGCCGGTCCGGTGGCATAAGGCCTAGCTGACATAGCGAATTTGGCGTTCGGGTCTTGGATTTGGCCTTGAGAAGGACATTAGTGGTTTGGCCTGGTGTAATGAGTACAATGTCTGTCTTGAATGGTTTGACGTAGACCGCGTCGGCTTCTACGACGGTTAGGGTGTGGTTTGCAACACGGAAAAAGAGCTCGTCGTTGAGTGCAGCATTGACTAAACGAAGAAGATAGGTTTTACCAGGCTTCACTTTAAGCTTGAACGTTTCTGCATACATTTAGTGTACTTGCTGTAAGTCGATGTCTTGAATTTGACAGTGAATGTAATAATATGATGTGGTACCTTTAGCTGAGCAATTGTAAGAAGGGCCTGGGAGACCATTAATGGTGAATGCATCCGAGATATTCGGTGCCCCTCCGGTTGCCATGGCCTGGTTTATAATCGTTTCAGTGTCGGCTTTCCACCATTCCCCTGCAAAACTCGAACAAATTAACCCAAGATTCAAACATATTGTTCTTAGGTGACCCGATATAAGAAAAGTTGTCATGTTGTAATTACCGAATACGATCGGAAATTCTTTGAAAGGTTGAGGAAACGGATAAGATGCATGTCGTTTAGGGAGGATAACAATAGGTCCATACAAAGTAGCTCTCAGCCAAGAGATATGTGCATGCCAAAACAAGGTCCCTCTTTGGCCTGTAATGGTGAAGTTGTATACATAGGATTGCCCTGTCTGAATCGGACACTGTGTGACATAAGCAGGTCCATCGGCCCATCCGCTCCGTAATTGCCGGATTCCATGCCTGGTTTTACAAGTTGTAATAAAATGCCAGCATTTGcataatttgtaataaaatggTAACCCTTTAAGTAATAGGAAATTGAAGTTTCATACCAATGAATAGTGACATTGTATTGAACATGGTTGACCACTTTGATGAGAAGCCGGTCGCCTTCCCTCGCTATTATACGAGGACCCGGGAACTGACCATTGACCGTCACAATGCTCTTTGTTTGACACAACCTTGTCACGTTTTGCATTTTAATCTGTGGAAAGATTAAAAGGAATTAGAAAGAACATAAATGTTAGCCAAAATGATAGGATAGGAAGCAAAACATACATTGAACTTGTAATGCCTGGTAATGCCTGCATGTTTTGCAAGTGCTAAATCAGGTAATAACCAGACAGAACATAAAGATAGGAACAATAAAGTCTTGAAAAGGGCTGATGATGTAAGAACAGAAACCATATCTAcgtttttttaatctttttcagCTGATAGTCAAAAGTGGGATCAAAATACTGATTTGGATGTTGAGAAAAGGAACAAGTGAATGAATTTATATTACAGGACAAGGAGTGATTAGTTTGTTAATTAGGTGGTTGTCTTTTAGCAGCAACTTGCTGATTTGACCCAACTGGTTGCTGGTTAATCCCTGTGGAGTGGTGTTTAAGGCAGGGAAAATGTTTGAAGATTCATTAGCTTTTTATGTTACATTCGTCCATTTGGTTCATTAAAAAACATTGAAAACTCCATGCATGATTCTGAATTTTTAACTCAGAACTGAAAACCGaccaattattttcatattttattttattttatttcgacCAAATGTAGAGATAATTAAATATCGTAAAAGTTTTATGTATTTAATGAATATAGGAAATATCATGTCCTCATATTATGTCTGAATACTCATAAAATACTAGATTCGTTTAGGAGAAAAAGGATATTAAAGAGTAAAGAAGGGGTTAATGTGGTGCAGGGTAGCCTTCAACTTCCTAACGTTGAAACTTGATAACGAAGACAAAACAGATTTGTGTTATGAACATATCTTTGTTAGGTGTCGGTTGTTCCTAACAGTTTCTTTTATGTCATCTTGCCTTACTGCAATATCTATTTCTAGAAAGTCAAACTAGTGAATCCCCCATGGAATTAGATTTAAGTATTAAATGTATAAAGCTACGTTGTTTAAAGGGTTACGTATCAATAACCCAATAGAAGAAGTATGTAAAACGTGATTGGCCCAATTCTATCCAAAAGTTTCTTGCTTTAATCACGAccacattatttaaaaattacatcAAACTTGTTACATTATGTTACACCAAAGAATCGTGCAACATAAGGGCCTCCTCGGCATTGCCGTCAAATGCAGCCGGTGGCCTCAAATTTTCTGGTAATTAATTCAGCCTCTCCATCGAGATACAGCACTATTTGCCTCATGCTGGGCCGTAATGCAGGCACATCGTTGGAACAAATGAATCCTAATTTACGCACCATCATTATTTCACTTTCATTGTATTGGCCTTGTAGCTTAGTGTCCACCAACCATCCTTCCTTGCCTATATTTCTCCCATACCCAATCAACCAACACCATTTCCTCAGGCAATGCCTTGTGTTCGACAGGCCTACGCTCACAAGCGACCTCGAGCAAGAGTGCCCCGAATGCATACACGTCAGAGCTTGTCGTGGCCTTCCCGGTTTTGAAAAGTTCCGGTGCTAGATACCCCAACGTGCCGACTACCCTAGTTGTCCCTGGGTTCAAACCATGTTCATAAAATTTCGCGAGGCCAAAATCTCCTAACCTTCCATCCAATTGATCATCTAGTAACACATTACTAGCTTTAATATCTCTATGAATCACAATTTGATCATATCCTTCATGTAAATAGAGAAGCCCAGGAGCAACACCTTTTACGATCCTGAATCTGTGGTCCCAATTCAGGATTGTTTTAGGGTTATCAAACAACAACTTATCTAAGCTTCCATTAGCCATGAAATCGTAAACAAGAAGAAGATCGCCTCTTCTCCTACACCATCCCAATAATTGAACCAAGTTCCGATGTCGAAGCCGACCCAAACTCGAAATTTCCGACATGAATTCACGTAAACCCTGTTTTGATTCATGGGAAACTCGCTTGACAGCAACATCAGGTTTTGAGTTTTTAAGTGTTCCTTTGTAAACACGACCGAAACCACCTTGTCCGAGAAATGTTTTGTCGCTGAAACCATCGGTTGCCTGTTTGAGTTCATGGTAAGTATATCTTTGTGGCCCAATCTCCAGTTCCCAATCTTCATTTTGGTCATGAAATAAATCGCAACGGAAAGAACAATTAAGACAAGATTGGCAGTTGAAACCGACATACCAACTGTTAAAGCTGTATGTTTTTTTGGTGGTCTGGAGAATGACGGTAAAGAAGATAGATCAAGAGTTTGAGCTTGTCCATTGATTTTCAAGCTCCAACCTAAAACATAATGCGAGCTAGCAAGCTGACCTGTTGAAGCTG is part of the Gossypium hirsutum isolate 1008001.06 chromosome D11, Gossypium_hirsutum_v2.1, whole genome shotgun sequence genome and encodes:
- the LOC107898837 gene encoding LOW QUALITY PROTEIN: laccase-4 (The sequence of the model RefSeq protein was modified relative to this genomic sequence to represent the inferred CDS: inserted 1 base in 1 codon); the protein is MVSVLTSSALFKTLLFLSLCSVWLLPDLALAKHAGITRHYKFNIKMQNVTRLCQTKSIVTVNGQFPGPRIIAREGDRLLIKVVNHVQYNVTIHWHGIRQLRSGWADGPAYVTQCPIQTGQSYVYNFTITGQRGTLFWHAHISWLRATLYGPIVILPKRHASYPFPQPFKEFPIVFGEWWKADTETIINQAMATGGAPNISDAFTINGLPGPSYNCSAKETFKLKVKPGKTYLLRLVNAALNDELFFRVANHTLTVVEADAVYVKPFKTDIVLITPGQTTNVLLKAKSKXPNAKFAMSARPYATGPATFDNTTAIGILEYKKSASASSSNNMNIPLLKAKLPQFNDSTYAMKFNQKIRSLATRKFPVKVPKKVDRRFFFTVGLGILPCSKNQTCQGPNNVRPAAGINNVSFVQPNTALLQAHFFNRSKGVYTTNFPTNPPFKFNYTGTPPKNIMLDSGTKLVSLNYNTSVELVMQDTSILGAESHPLHLHGFNFFVLAQGIGNFDPKRDPAKFNLVDPAERNTVGVPSGGWVAIRFLADNPGVWFMHCHLEVHTSWGLKMAWVVNDGKGPKQKLMPPPADLPKC